From a region of the Enterobacter cancerogenus genome:
- the cedA gene encoding cell division activator CedA, with product MKPLRQQNRQVISYVPRVEPAPPDHALKVEGFRDVWQLRGKYVAFVLIGEHFRRSPVFTVPESAQRWAVQIRQEEEVED from the coding sequence ATGAAACCTCTTCGCCAACAAAATCGCCAGGTTATTAGCTATGTACCCCGCGTCGAACCTGCGCCGCCTGACCATGCCCTGAAGGTTGAGGGCTTTCGCGATGTCTGGCAGCTGCGTGGGAAGTACGTGGCATTTGTGCTGATTGGTGAACACTTCCGCCGCTCCCCCGTGTTTACGGTCCCCGAGTCGGCGCAGCGCTGGGCGGTGCAAATCCGCCAGGAAGAAGAGGTTGAAGATTAA
- the katE gene encoding catalase HPII — translation MSNNDKTHQSPIHGTEESQPGMDSLAPADGSHKPSPGPSAPGEQPTAPGSFKSPGNANEKLNALEPHRKGGEGHALTTNQGVRIADDQNSLRAGSRGPTLLEDFILREKITHFDHERIPERIVHARGSAAHGYFQPYKSLKDITKADFLSDPDKKTPVFVRFSTVQGGAGSADTVRDIRGFATKFYTDEGIFDLVGNNTPIFFIQDAHKFPDFVHAVKPEPHWAIPQGQSAHDTFWDYVSLQPETLHNVMWAMSDRGIPRSYRTMEGFGIHTFRLINAEGKATFVRFHWKPVAGKASLVWDEAQKLTGRDPDFHRRELWESIEAGDFPEYELGLQLIPEEDEFKFDFDLLDPTKLIPEELVPVQLVGKMVLNRNPDNFFAENEQAAFHPGHIVPGLDFTNDPLLQGRLFSYTDTQISRLGGPNFHEIPINRPTCPYHNFQRDGMHRQDIDTNPANYEPNSINDNWPRETPPGPKRGGFESYQERVDGAKIRERSPSFGEYYAHPRLFWNSQTPIEQQHIIGGFSFELSKVVRTYIRERVVDQLAHIDIQLAQSVADNLGITLTDEQRHAAPPKDVNGIKKDPSLSLYAVPGGSIKGRVVGILLNDKTRASDLLAIMTALKAKGVHAKLLYSRMGEVTADDGSVLPIAATFAGAPSLTVDAVIVPCGDIASLLGNGDANYYLLEAYKHLKPIAFAGDARQFKPLLKVADQGEEGIVEGDSVDDAFMTQLFDLLAAHRVWSRSSKTAQIPA, via the coding sequence ATGTCGAACAATGATAAAACACATCAATCACCCATTCATGGCACTGAAGAATCTCAACCGGGAATGGATTCACTTGCTCCAGCGGACGGATCGCATAAGCCTTCACCGGGCCCTTCCGCACCGGGCGAACAACCTACTGCGCCGGGAAGTTTCAAATCCCCGGGCAACGCAAATGAAAAACTGAATGCTCTCGAGCCTCACCGCAAAGGCGGCGAAGGCCATGCGCTGACAACTAATCAGGGCGTACGTATTGCCGATGACCAAAACTCCCTGCGCGCAGGCTCTCGCGGGCCAACCCTGCTGGAAGATTTTATCCTGCGGGAAAAAATTACCCATTTCGACCACGAGCGCATCCCGGAACGCATCGTTCACGCGCGTGGCTCTGCGGCGCACGGCTATTTCCAGCCCTATAAGAGCCTGAAAGATATCACTAAAGCGGACTTCCTCTCCGATCCCGACAAAAAAACGCCGGTGTTTGTGCGCTTCTCTACCGTCCAGGGCGGCGCAGGCTCTGCCGACACGGTGCGTGATATCCGCGGCTTTGCCACCAAGTTTTACACCGACGAAGGGATTTTCGATCTGGTAGGGAACAATACGCCGATCTTCTTTATTCAGGATGCGCATAAGTTTCCTGACTTTGTCCATGCGGTAAAACCAGAGCCACACTGGGCCATACCGCAGGGACAAAGTGCGCATGACACCTTCTGGGACTATGTTTCCCTGCAGCCCGAAACCTTACACAACGTGATGTGGGCGATGTCCGACCGTGGGATCCCGCGCAGCTATCGCACCATGGAAGGGTTCGGGATCCACACCTTCCGCCTGATCAACGCCGAAGGTAAAGCCACGTTTGTGCGATTCCACTGGAAACCGGTCGCCGGTAAAGCGTCGCTGGTGTGGGATGAAGCCCAGAAGCTGACCGGTCGTGACCCGGACTTCCACCGTCGCGAGCTGTGGGAATCCATCGAAGCCGGTGATTTCCCGGAATACGAACTGGGGCTACAGTTAATCCCGGAAGAGGACGAGTTCAAGTTTGATTTCGACCTGCTCGACCCGACCAAGCTGATCCCCGAGGAGCTGGTTCCCGTGCAGCTGGTGGGCAAAATGGTGCTCAACCGTAACCCGGATAACTTCTTCGCCGAGAACGAACAGGCCGCGTTCCACCCAGGGCACATCGTCCCCGGCCTGGACTTCACCAACGATCCTCTGCTGCAGGGGCGTTTATTCTCGTATACCGATACGCAAATCAGCCGCCTTGGCGGGCCAAACTTCCACGAAATCCCGATCAACCGCCCGACCTGCCCTTACCACAACTTCCAGCGCGACGGGATGCACCGCCAGGATATCGACACCAACCCGGCCAACTACGAGCCTAACTCGATCAACGATAACTGGCCGCGTGAAACGCCGCCGGGGCCGAAGCGCGGCGGGTTTGAGTCTTATCAGGAACGCGTGGACGGGGCAAAAATCCGCGAACGCAGCCCCTCCTTTGGGGAGTATTACGCCCACCCTCGCCTGTTCTGGAACAGCCAGACGCCAATTGAGCAACAGCATATTATCGGCGGCTTTAGCTTCGAACTGAGTAAAGTGGTGCGCACCTACATCCGCGAGCGCGTGGTGGATCAGCTTGCGCATATCGATATCCAGCTTGCCCAGAGCGTTGCCGACAATCTCGGCATTACGCTCACCGACGAACAGCGTCATGCCGCCCCGCCGAAAGACGTCAACGGCATCAAAAAAGATCCGTCCCTGAGCCTCTATGCGGTACCGGGCGGGTCAATCAAGGGCCGCGTCGTGGGTATCCTGCTTAACGACAAAACCCGCGCCAGCGATCTGCTGGCGATCATGACAGCGCTGAAAGCCAAAGGGGTGCACGCCAAACTGCTCTACTCGCGCATGGGCGAAGTGACGGCTGATGACGGTTCGGTACTGCCGATAGCGGCCACCTTTGCCGGGGCGCCGTCGCTGACGGTGGATGCGGTGATTGTGCCGTGTGGCGATATCGCCAGCCTGCTTGGCAACGGTGATGCCAACTACTACCTGCTGGAAGCCTATAAGCACCTGAAGCCGATTGCGTTTGCTGGCGACGCACGCCAGTTTAAACCGTTGCTGAAGGTAGCGGATCAGGGCGAAGAAGGGATTGTCGAGGGTGACAGCGTTGATGATGCGTTTATGACCCAGCTGTTCGACCTGCTCGCCGCCCACCGCGTGTGGTCGCGAAGCAGTAAAACTGCGCAGATCCCGGCATAA